tcagATCCTCAGTTCTGCCTCCTTGGTTCTTCTAATTCTGagattgaaaattgaaaagatgttgcattacttttctttattattttcttgtaatacgaatattcataataattcaaaatcacTAGATAGAACCTACTCTAAATTGATTTTCATAGTTAAATCTCCAAAGGAGACAATAAGAATTACGCTTTGATAGATCAAAGAGTTGTACCTCTTCCTAATTCCATGGATGGTCTCAAGGAGTTCGATTGTTTGTTGCAACCTGGAATTATTTGGTCTCTCTTCATTAACAAGTACCAAGGTTGAGACGTTCAAAACAGTAACTAGTTCAGCTTCAATTTCACTGAGCTTTTTATCTATCCGTTCCATGAAATCCTCATACGAGGATATTTCTGACAAGTTTCTGGCTATACTGTCTTCATTTGAAATTCCTACACTAACGGATTCCTGAAGATTCTGAATCTCCTTAACATCCAGTGAATTTTCTTCACTTTCGATAGACAGTTGCACATCTTGAATATTGTCGAAGTCCATCGTTTCAGGATCTAAGTTATGTCTTGTCGTACTGAAATCATTTTGAACTTCCTCCTTTGGAGCAACAATTCGAACTGGACTTGAAGCATCTTTTGTTATGTCTTCAATGTTCACATTAACATTTCCAATTAGCTGACTTTCTTTCAAAGATATTGCCTGAAACTACCACAGGTTTCTTTCATTATccagttaataaaaaaatcaacattttaaGTAAAAGCAACATTCACAAGAGATCAAGAGAAAGAATAAACATTATAAAAGGACgcaaaccaaaaaaataatttgaaatacatGAGTTATTCAGCAATAACAGTCTGTTGACAGGTAAAGTTATGCTTATCAGTCAGTACTAGAGCATATACAATAATATagatttaagaaaagaaattgagaCCATCACTAAAGGTAATCactatttatttagtttttaatttttcttgcaTAAAGGTTATAAGTAATCTACTACATGGTCCAAAAATCCTAATTACCAAATGAGAATATATGAAACCCAGTTACATGATTTATCATCTTATGAGTTTTGTAGCAATGTTATactttaatgtattttgaactagtaaataaatgcaattgtaCAAACTATACAACTCTACACAAACATTACATCGGACTTTCCTGTGGAACTCTCCATTTTCAGACTAAGAAAAACCACAGAAAAAAATATGCTTTTCAATAATTTCGTGACAGGTAAATTCAAAAGCAGTCTGGTTTTTTTGCAATATTGAAGTCAATGTCACCCCATCCATCCACTGTTTTCCTAGAGACTGATAATTTTCACGTGGTGCATACTATATATGAGAAGTTAAGTTAGTGGCAAATAAGGCAGGGGACAGGCACTGAACTGATGGAAGGAACTCGCTTTTCATCATCACCTTCgataaaagagaaatttttaAAGGGTTCACTGGAGAAATACAAATACCAATATGAACCCAATGATATAAGGGATTAACACCACTCTCTactcaaaaccttaagacaatgagttaatgagtctttcatctttatatagtgttATACTCTCTTTTCTATTCAATGTGGAACTTGTACTCATACTTGAATTCCCAACACATACGAGAATGACATACACTGGGACAACTAATGTTCAAAATATAGGATAGAACACCAcctttgatatatatatatatatatataaccaacgtgagaaaaatctcaattaagaattaagatttatataattcacactataaaaacaaatttgttaCAGTTTTCCAGTAATGACATCTTTCAAAATAGAATTCTAAATAAGAAACATGTACCTTAACAGTTAAAATAACCGGTTAAGTCTTGTGGAAAACTAGCCTAAAAATACGAGTCATGCATTACTTATAATGCAAATTattcttttctaatttcttttttagttttcttttattatagtAGCATATAGCCTATAATAGGTGTCGACTCATTTCTTTACTCATACTCAAGCCATGTTCGATAAGTGTCATGTCCAAAAAGTGCACGATCAGGCGACAGCGTATTCTACATAGATAGCGGTGCATCCTAGGTCCACAGTCCCTTCTGCAGATGCTCATGCCTGTACTTGCAAGCAATAAACAACTTTTGcgaaaacacttgaaataaaTCCCTCCTTCAAACATACTGGCCATGCATTACATTACGAATCTAACACTCTGATGATATGAACAATTCATAACTTACATAACAAAGGTGTTCTCCCTCAAATGTATTGATATTTATGATCATGATGCCAtcatttcaaaatgaaaatagaaactAAGACTGCAGGACAAATGAACTGACTTTACCTCACTTAACTTTGCGGAAAGCTCATCAAGCAATTCAATGCGTCTTTTAGACTTGTCCAAAGCCTGCAACACCTTCTTCCTCTGAAAAAGCATTTCCCTTGCATAATTTTCCTCCCCCTTTTGAATGCTCATAACTGCCTGTTTTTGAAGCTTCTCTGCAGCTTCTGACAACCGCAGAAGCCTCAATCTAGCATTAGTTGCTGTTAACCACAACATATAAGTTTTGTATTAGAAAAATACTAATCACTcattcaatttccctttcatacaatttcctcttcttcttttttgtttctcttcctttttcacCACATCCCTATCTGTTACTTTTTCTTcctatttctctcttttttccaTCCCAAATACACTCCATTTTGGGGTGCGCTTTCATAATCACTCATTAAATTAGAATAATCGTCCTCAAACTATTGGCCCGTCGCATAAACAGTTCctaaagtaataaaattgtttaagcAGACTCTGAAGTATTGAATATCCATCATTTCATTGCCTAAGTTGATGTATTTCAGTACAGTTCAGAAACCAATTTGGAGAAAAAATTTCGATATTTAAGGACTACACAACATTATTTTGATAACCTCTTGAGCTACCCAAACAATTTTTCTTACAAGAGTAGTACTTCAAGGTCCAATTGATGCACGAACCCAGTGGACAGCTTTTTCAGTTAGATTTCCTTAGGTCAGAATTGtaatgaaaaagtgaaaaactAAAACTTTAATCATACTCAGGGGCCTGACTGTAAAGGGTGTTTTTCAGAAAACATAAATCAGAATGAAAGTGGCAATAgcatgaagaaaaacaatttgaaatTGGTAGGGTTACCCTTGGCTCTGGTGGTGTCAGCCTCAGCATGAAGATGATCAATTTGAGAACGCAGTTGCTCTGTGTTGATGACAGCTGtagaagcagaagaagaagatgatgaagatgcgCAGCACGTGGGCCTCCATGAAGGAACAGTCATGGCCATAGTTGTCACTCTAACACAGTACATTATCATCCCTTTCTCTCTTCCAATCTGCAACCTTACGCTTACAAACAATTTCTCATAACCAATTAGACAATTCGTAAGGACAATGCCAAATTCAATATTTAGCCACTAATTGTTTCTAATGACTGATTAGCGAAATCTATTTTGATAAGAAATTATGTAGAAAGCAAAATAAACAGGAATAAACTCTGAGATCCAAAAATAATGTGCATCTTCACTTCTTATTCAAAATCCAAAAAAGGAGAAGACATTTTCtaattcaaacataaatataataaaatattaatgtatctagtcaatgaaaaaaaatataatcagttatttttaatgtaaatgattttttatataactataattatatttgttatcatgaaaatataaaaataaaaataattaaaataatagataaaataaaatttattaattttataatttcatctattaaaataattattcatcatttatatttataaaaacattcacaattttttttcttttttatatttttcacctATTCGTctttaattcaatcaaattcACTTTTACCTCATTCACTTATTTTCATTCTCCGAAATccatttacaatatttattttcatctttccAAATccatttacaatatttattttcattctccCAACTCCATTTACACTATACTTAAAAGCACATATTAAGAGTGGTGCCTAATAAACctctgaatttattttattaattattaatattgtttcttCTTGTCAGGATAAATAAAGAATGTTAAGCAATTCAATATATGTAAaggtttttattataaaataaaagttcataAAGTGCAAAATAATCTTGATAAAACatctcaaattttaaacaaatttggtattaatttttatccttttttttcttatttttattattattttattgaaaaataactatttatttaaattagacAAAAAGCAACGattatatttaactaaaatcTAAAATGTAAATCTTTATACAAATGACAAAATCTAAGTTAGCGACTTCAATACTCTTGATAAAATAATCAGTATGAAAATATGATTGAATTTACTAAAAAAtaccaaatatatttataaagtgTATGGTCATatgaaatttgttataaaataaaaaataataaaaagttaccatgtatataaatatatataataaatcaaCATTATAAAGTTTATGAGTCatatgaaatatgttataaactaaaaaataatataaagttaccatatatataaatatgtataataaataaatcataataatattaatatattatttaatcaaattaaccatatatttagttattatgtgatataaaatgatatttttaacaGTAATAAAGCTATCTATATTTAactatatattttgtaaatatagaataattataataataaaacaaatatatttaacactttttagttttagtatgtcAATTTAATTTTTGGTGCATAATAACATTTGATCcttacttttaaaaagaaaatttaaaagagatgaaaaagaaaatatttcttttaaaaaatatgtatgtttttttattttgatttaatagagagtaataaagttaaatatatttttagtatttaaaactaaattttaaagctaaattaacataataattttaatttaaaatttttaatttgtttacgtattatgatgttttaaattagtatttaaaataaaaatatcaaatagaataaataatttaaatgtaatctaaaatataatttaataaaataaaaaaatttcatgtaattagattaaaggaaaattttatttatttattttcaaaatttaaaaataaaaatatattaacttttaacctaaagacaaattttaattgtatgtataaatataaaaactaaaaatgtatttaaaatctaatatttatattaagttttagGTCATAGTCATGTTTAGGCTAATGaggtaataataaaaatgtctAATACCCTTTTGTTGAGAAAGAAATATTGGAAGCAAAAGAACACAAAAGATTTCAAATCTAGATACAGGGAAGAGAATCATATCCTATAAAGATTTGTTGCTTTTAGCAGGAATTGAAGGAAAACATTGAAGATGATACATACAATGATATAAGTTAACATTGTACCACTGAATGAATTTGAGCAAGTCCAATCCAACCAAAAGCACTCAATTATGTCAACAATTTCATGCTCTCTGTCAAACAAACAACCCTAATCATCAACCCAGCAAATCCTGCTTCCCATCCAATTTCTTGTCaacaaaactaatatattttatcaattatttaaataattcataaataacCAAACACCATATCATTATACAGCTAGAAAatactttcattttatttaaactcttcgtctttttaacataatatatatatatatatatatatatatatatttgtgaaggtaaaatatttgatttcatCCAATTCCACTTGACCtattataaattgatcatttagtaaattaattcaataaattaaaaactttaaatctTATCCAATTCATTATAAGTTGATGAAAAACGGTAAACTAACTTACTTAATgtaagtttttcaaatttaaataaatttaatttaaaataatattaaatttcaaagactatatatatataatacaattcaaatattatctaaaatcattttaaactttaaatataaacacaaaaactaaaattaaggATTAATAAACCAACCTGAATTATCACATGTTAACAtgaaaaattaagttattaGGGAATcgattcaaaatttaattatatcaaaatttcaatttttttagtttaactCAACATGATAAACCAAGTTGACTCTCATATtataaccatatatatatatatatatatatatatatatatatatatatatatatatatatatatatatatatatatatatatatatcataaaattaaagtagtgtttttcaaatgatattaattaactaAAGTAGTTAAACTAAGAATTGCAGCATGTAATAAATGCAATAATCACGCAAGTCAAGTCAAGGGAATGACCATGATTCTTAACTTTagttttcaacaattttttttctttaaatctgaTGAACACGTACGctttatatttaactaaaagtatttgaatttgtttttaaattttatatatttaagatttgtgaggacaagtaaaataatttttaatatataaataaatagaaatctCGCTTTATAATCAActttaagaattaaatttaaaatttatttttttatataaatgatataagaactatttaaagtttaaataaaaattgttatttctATTTACTATTTGATCGTTACTTGAATAAACATGAAAGGGtgaatgtaataaaaaattcaaagataaaattagtttataatttataaataaatataaattttatcttaaagtTTCATCGTATCACTTTTTTTagagataaattaaatttagaattgAGCTCTTGATATAAcgtttattaattataattttttataaaaatgaattatttatataataataatgagaatatggaagaaaataatgaaCAGAAGGTGGGTTTAGTGGTATGATGGTTGAATGGGCGGTGGTGATTGTCGAGTTTGCACCAACCCACCGATCAAAAAGTCTTTGTTTTACCAACCTTTTTTCTCAATGCCAAATATCACTTCTCACATTCATTACCCATTCTCTCTCTTAAGGGATCAAACCACCTCTTTGTCTCTCCCCATTCCTACAAAACCCTACCTTTTCAACCCTAATTTTAAGTTTACTTCAATGCTACAATTAAATAccaatttcaattacaaaatcTATCAAACTCGAATTTAAAAGCtattttctctatatttttgttttttaa
This window of the Vigna angularis cultivar LongXiaoDou No.4 chromosome 7, ASM1680809v1, whole genome shotgun sequence genome carries:
- the LOC108336264 gene encoding uncharacterized protein LOC108336264 isoform X1, which translates into the protein MIMYCVRVTTMAMTVPSWRPTCCASSSSSSSASTAVINTEQLRSQIDHLHAEADTTRAKATNARLRLLRLSEAAEKLQKQAVMSIQKGEENYAREMLFQRKKVLQALDKSKRRIELLDELSAKLSEFQAISLKESQLIGNVNVNIEDITKDASSPVRIVAPKEEVQNDFSTTRHNLDPETMDFDNIQDVQLSIESEENSLDVKEIQNLQESVSVGISNEDSIARNLSEISSYEDFMERIDKKLSEIEAELVTVLNVSTLVLVNEERPNNSRLQQTIELLETIHGIRKRIRRTKEAELRI
- the LOC108336264 gene encoding uncharacterized protein LOC108336264 isoform X2, with protein sequence MIMYCVRVTTMAMTVPSWRPTCCASSSSSSSASTAVINTEQLRSQIDHLHAEADTTRAKATNARLRLLRLSEAAEKLQKQAVMSIQKGEENYAREMLFQRKKVLQALDKSKRRIELLDELSAKLSEAISLKESQLIGNVNVNIEDITKDASSPVRIVAPKEEVQNDFSTTRHNLDPETMDFDNIQDVQLSIESEENSLDVKEIQNLQESVSVGISNEDSIARNLSEISSYEDFMERIDKKLSEIEAELVTVLNVSTLVLVNEERPNNSRLQQTIELLETIHGIRKRIRRTKEAELRI